A region from the Priestia filamentosa genome encodes:
- a CDS encoding sugar porter family MFS transporter produces MGNQQSVMKHSVWYIAVISMAAGMAGLLYGYDTAVISGAIGFLQELYGLSPFMEGFVISSIMVGGIIGVGISGYLGDIFGRRKILMAAAIIFSISSVLSALVNSVEMLIAARIFGGLGIGLASSLAVTYITECAPPAIRGRLSSMYQLFTVLGISSTYFVNLAVANAGTHSWGVEAGWRWMLGYGMIPSLLFFITLLFVPESPRFLIKKGKDQEALSILRRINDKQTADLEMKAIKSSITTETNSSMLRLFQPGLRKALGVGIFLALFNQVIGMNAITYYGPEIFKSVGFENNTEFVATSLVGVVQLISTIAAVFLIDRAGRKKLMAIGSSLMAFFMLLIGGVFFFNIAGPWLIIFIIGFTAAFCISMGPIPWIMIPEIFPNHLRARAVGLTTMFLWGANWAIGQFTPMLLSGLGGAYTFWTFAVINVICFIFVMTIVPETKNKSLEEIEQFWTPNKKDTQKLSV; encoded by the coding sequence ATGGGAAATCAGCAAAGTGTAATGAAACATTCAGTCTGGTATATTGCTGTCATTTCAATGGCTGCCGGAATGGCTGGGCTTCTATATGGATATGACACAGCTGTTATTTCAGGAGCTATCGGTTTCTTGCAAGAGCTGTATGGTTTATCACCATTTATGGAAGGGTTCGTAATTTCAAGTATTATGGTTGGAGGTATTATTGGAGTTGGTATTTCTGGATATTTAGGCGATATTTTCGGACGTCGAAAAATCTTAATGGCAGCTGCCATAATCTTTTCTATCTCCTCGGTATTATCTGCCCTTGTTAATTCAGTCGAAATGCTTATTGCGGCCCGTATCTTTGGAGGTCTAGGAATTGGCTTAGCTTCTTCACTAGCTGTGACGTATATTACCGAATGTGCTCCTCCTGCTATCCGGGGGCGATTGTCATCCATGTATCAACTATTTACAGTACTCGGTATTTCTTCTACCTACTTTGTCAACTTAGCTGTAGCAAATGCTGGCACGCACAGTTGGGGCGTTGAAGCAGGATGGCGGTGGATGTTAGGATATGGAATGATTCCGTCTCTTCTCTTTTTCATTACTCTCCTTTTTGTTCCGGAAAGTCCTCGTTTCCTTATTAAAAAAGGAAAAGATCAAGAAGCTCTTTCTATTTTGCGTCGGATTAATGATAAGCAAACAGCAGACTTAGAAATGAAAGCGATTAAATCATCCATTACTACAGAAACAAATTCTTCTATGCTAAGATTATTTCAACCTGGATTAAGAAAAGCACTTGGAGTAGGTATCTTTTTAGCGCTCTTCAACCAAGTAATTGGCATGAATGCAATTACTTATTACGGTCCTGAAATTTTTAAATCTGTTGGATTTGAAAACAACACAGAGTTTGTAGCAACAAGCCTTGTTGGCGTTGTGCAGCTCATCTCCACAATTGCCGCTGTCTTTTTAATTGACCGGGCAGGTCGAAAAAAATTGATGGCGATCGGTTCAAGTTTAATGGCCTTTTTCATGCTTTTAATTGGAGGCGTTTTCTTCTTTAACATTGCAGGTCCATGGCTTATTATCTTTATCATTGGATTTACAGCTGCATTTTGTATTTCAATGGGACCTATTCCTTGGATTATGATTCCTGAAATTTTCCCAAACCATTTAAGAGCAAGAGCTGTTGGATTAACGACAATGTTCTTATGGGGAGCAAACTGGGCAATCGGACAGTTCACCCCAATGCTCCTAAGCGGATTGGGAGGAGCATATACTTTTTGGACGTTTGCTGTTATTAACGTTATATGCTTTATCTTTGTTATGACAATTGTACCTGAAACAAAAAATAAATCTCTTGAAGAAATTGAACAGTTTTGGACACCAAACAAAAAGGATACTCAAAAACTATCTGTTTAA
- a CDS encoding GntR family transcriptional regulator, whose amino-acid sequence MQPKYKTVKDEIKSWLMSDKFSPHDKLPTETQLMEKFHVSRHTIRRAIGDLEVEHYLYRIQGGGMYVANWREKQETQTLTKTIAVLTTHIADYIFPSIIVGIEKVLSEHSFSLLLSSTHHDILLERKSLENLLSHPIEGIIVEPTKSSYPSQNIGFYKNLEKSNVPCVMIHSTYQDTNFPSLMMDDTKGGYMATEHLLSLGHRKILGIFKTDDHQGLKRMNGFISAYQQNPSLAVPGDFITYGTNEEKKELPQRIKASLTSSNRPTGIVCYNDQVALTVMSIAKELGLSIPEDLSVVGYDDSQVAKIVDVKLTTIKHPKEQMGIDAANMILKLIEAPLTKKVESIVYPPELVIRESTKEIRD is encoded by the coding sequence ATGCAACCAAAATATAAAACTGTAAAAGACGAAATTAAATCGTGGCTTATGAGTGATAAGTTTTCCCCGCATGATAAATTACCAACTGAAACACAGCTTATGGAAAAATTTCATGTAAGTCGACATACTATCCGTAGAGCGATTGGAGATTTAGAAGTAGAACATTATCTATATCGCATTCAAGGCGGCGGAATGTATGTTGCAAATTGGCGAGAAAAACAGGAAACTCAAACACTCACCAAAACAATTGCTGTCCTAACGACTCATATTGCTGACTATATTTTCCCAAGCATTATTGTCGGCATTGAAAAAGTTTTGTCAGAACATTCTTTTTCACTTTTACTTTCTAGTACACATCACGACATTTTATTAGAACGGAAAAGCTTAGAAAATTTACTCTCGCATCCAATTGAGGGCATTATTGTAGAGCCAACGAAAAGCTCCTATCCTAGTCAAAACATTGGATTTTATAAAAACTTAGAAAAAAGCAATGTTCCTTGTGTTATGATTCACTCTACATATCAAGACACAAATTTCCCTTCGCTGATGATGGATGATACAAAAGGCGGATATATGGCAACTGAGCATTTGCTATCACTTGGACATCGTAAAATCCTTGGAATTTTCAAAACGGATGATCACCAAGGGTTAAAACGGATGAATGGCTTTATTTCTGCTTATCAACAAAATCCTTCTCTAGCCGTTCCAGGAGATTTTATTACATATGGAACAAACGAGGAAAAGAAAGAGTTACCCCAGCGTATTAAAGCAAGTTTAACAAGTTCAAATCGTCCAACTGGTATTGTATGCTACAACGATCAAGTTGCTTTAACTGTGATGAGCATCGCTAAGGAACTAGGCCTGAGTATTCCAGAAGATTTATCAGTTGTTGGATATGACGACTCTCAGGTCGCAAAGATTGTAGACGTTAAATTGACAACGATAAAGCATCCAAAAGAACAGATGGGAATTGACGCAGCAAATATGATTTTAAAACTTATTGAAGCACCTCTTACAAAAAAAGTAGAATCGATTGTATACCCACCAGAACTTGTCATCAGAGAATCAACAAAAGAAATAAGAGATTAA
- a CDS encoding DEAD/DEAH box helicase, with protein sequence MKHKKSLKELIDRLRKNENIAYWHEIEPKEAKTVKMPESIDERIKRALKKRGVEELYTHQATAYKEIQDGKSIVAVTPTASGKTMCYNLPVLQSIAENEENRALYLFPTKALAQDQKSELNEIIDEMGIDIKSYTYDGDTSPQIRQTVRKAGHIVITNPDMLHSAILPYHTKWVSLFENLKYIVIDELHTYRGIFGSHVTNVIRRLKRICNFYGSYPLFICTSATIANPLELGEGLTGEKMTLIDNNGAPSGRKHFVFYNPPIVNKPLNIRKSATVEVNELAKDFLRNNIQTIVFARSRVRVEIILSHLKELVKRELGPKSIRGYRGGYLPKQRREIERGLRTGDIMGVVSTNALELGVDIGQLQVCVMTGYPGTVASTWQQAGRAGRKHGEALIVMVGSSAPMDQYVIQHPDYFFERSPEFARINPDNLVILVDHLKCAAYELPFRKGEVFGGVEIEDVLEFLVEERVLYESGEKWYWANESFPATNISLRSASQENVVIVDISETGNRQIIGEMDRFSAMTLLHEEAIYLHQGIQYQVEKLDWEEKKAYVREVDVEYFTDANLAVNLKVLEIDESIENKHSNVHYGEVAVNAMPTIFKKIRLSTFENIGSGPIHLPEEELHTSSAWFELQDVGKFEEKALEQLLAGISNVLRHVVPIHVMCDRNDIYVVPQIKATYTGLPTVFLYDRYPGGIGLSENVFKRFAEIKEAAKDLIVRCPCEDGCPSCIGTEIDTQNAKERSLELLDLL encoded by the coding sequence ATGAAGCATAAAAAATCTTTAAAAGAGTTAATTGATAGATTAAGAAAGAATGAAAACATTGCCTATTGGCATGAAATTGAGCCAAAAGAAGCTAAAACAGTGAAAATGCCCGAAAGTATTGATGAGCGCATTAAGAGAGCACTGAAAAAACGAGGTGTTGAAGAGCTTTATACACATCAAGCAACAGCATATAAGGAGATTCAAGATGGGAAAAGTATTGTAGCTGTCACACCAACAGCTTCAGGGAAAACTATGTGTTATAACTTACCTGTTTTGCAGTCAATTGCTGAGAACGAAGAAAACCGAGCACTCTACCTTTTTCCGACAAAGGCGCTTGCTCAAGATCAAAAAAGCGAGCTTAATGAAATCATTGATGAGATGGGAATTGATATTAAAAGTTACACGTATGACGGTGACACATCTCCTCAAATACGGCAAACGGTTCGAAAAGCAGGGCATATTGTAATTACAAATCCTGATATGCTTCATTCGGCTATTTTACCTTATCATACAAAATGGGTCTCTCTTTTTGAGAACCTAAAATATATAGTAATTGATGAACTTCACACATACCGAGGTATTTTTGGCAGTCATGTTACAAATGTTATCCGAAGATTAAAAAGAATTTGCAACTTTTATGGAAGTTATCCGCTCTTTATATGTACATCTGCAACAATTGCCAACCCGCTTGAGCTCGGAGAAGGGCTCACGGGAGAGAAGATGACGTTAATTGATAATAACGGAGCGCCAAGCGGAAGAAAACATTTTGTTTTCTACAATCCTCCCATTGTGAACAAGCCGCTTAATATAAGAAAAAGTGCAACAGTTGAAGTGAATGAACTTGCCAAAGATTTCTTAAGAAATAATATTCAAACAATTGTGTTTGCAAGAAGTCGAGTGCGAGTTGAGATTATTTTAAGTCACTTAAAGGAGCTTGTGAAACGTGAGCTTGGACCAAAGTCGATCAGAGGATATCGAGGAGGTTATTTACCGAAACAGCGCCGAGAAATTGAAAGAGGCTTAAGAACAGGAGACATCATGGGGGTTGTGAGTACAAACGCTCTTGAGCTTGGTGTAGATATCGGTCAGCTTCAAGTGTGTGTTATGACGGGGTATCCTGGAACAGTTGCAAGTACATGGCAGCAGGCAGGAAGAGCGGGGAGAAAGCACGGAGAGGCACTCATTGTAATGGTTGGAAGCTCTGCTCCCATGGATCAGTACGTCATCCAGCATCCAGACTATTTTTTTGAACGTTCACCTGAGTTTGCGCGCATTAATCCCGATAACTTAGTTATTTTAGTTGATCATTTGAAATGCGCAGCATACGAACTTCCCTTTAGAAAAGGAGAAGTTTTTGGCGGAGTTGAGATTGAAGATGTTTTAGAATTTTTAGTGGAGGAAAGAGTGCTTTACGAGTCAGGAGAAAAATGGTACTGGGCTAATGAGTCCTTCCCCGCTACAAATATTAGTCTTCGTTCAGCATCACAAGAAAATGTTGTGATCGTGGATATTTCTGAAACTGGAAATCGACAAATTATTGGGGAAATGGATCGCTTTAGCGCTATGACTCTTCTTCATGAGGAAGCTATTTATCTTCATCAAGGTATTCAATATCAAGTTGAAAAACTTGATTGGGAAGAAAAGAAAGCATATGTGAGAGAAGTTGACGTTGAGTATTTTACAGATGCAAACTTAGCGGTTAATTTAAAGGTGCTTGAAATTGACGAAAGCATAGAAAATAAGCATTCAAATGTTCACTATGGAGAAGTAGCGGTTAATGCAATGCCAACGATTTTTAAGAAAATCCGCTTAAGTACGTTTGAAAATATTGGATCAGGACCAATTCATTTGCCGGAAGAAGAGCTTCATACAAGTTCGGCATGGTTTGAGCTACAAGATGTAGGAAAATTTGAAGAAAAAGCACTAGAGCAACTTTTAGCAGGTATTTCAAATGTCCTGCGTCACGTTGTACCTATTCATGTTATGTGTGATCGCAATGATATATATGTTGTTCCCCAAATTAAAGCAACATATACAGGGCTGCCAACAGTCTTTTTGTATGATCGATATCCAGGGGGAATTGGACTTAGTGAAAATGTATTTAAACGATTTGCTGAAATTAAAGAAGCAGCAAAGGATCTTATTGTAAGATGTCCATGTGAAGATGGCTGTCCGTCTTGTATTGGAACAGAAATTGATACCCAAAACGCTAAAGAAAGAAGCTTAGAGCTGCTTGATTTATTATAG
- a CDS encoding ribonuclease H-like domain-containing protein, whose amino-acid sequence MSLKNKLARMKSHLNVEEGKEKPKLRPPVQSIPYLDEWENFNTTVYKGTEGFCLIREVKYPLDYKHGLYTFKELTHVIEGWNATDYHHPLSSKGYSTSELFFFDTETTGLSTGAGTTIFLLGYARVERDGVIFRQHVLPDQSGEIAFYESFLQEVNYEALVTYNGKSFDWPMVKTRHTLLREHLPKLPSFGHFDLLHASRRLWKRKLESVKLVNVEKEILNIERHDDIPGFLAPMIYFDYVETKKTEGLMKVMQHNEQDILSLITLYIHLSKHLLQNVDRTSTESYEVARWYEALGEKERAVRQYEEVIDGEDEEAEKALFALGIQAKREKEWEKSRGYFGRIKRTRKLIMQAQIELAKLYEHQFKKIKDATFYAEKAYSYIDETTNERLKQELEKRLKRLREKVAL is encoded by the coding sequence ATGTCACTTAAAAACAAACTGGCACGAATGAAATCGCATTTGAATGTAGAAGAGGGAAAAGAAAAACCAAAATTGCGCCCTCCTGTACAAAGTATTCCATATCTGGACGAATGGGAAAACTTTAATACGACTGTTTACAAGGGAACAGAAGGATTTTGTTTAATTCGAGAAGTAAAATACCCGCTTGATTATAAACATGGCTTATACACATTCAAGGAGCTTACTCATGTCATTGAAGGATGGAATGCAACGGATTATCATCATCCGTTATCATCAAAAGGATATAGTACAAGTGAACTCTTTTTCTTTGACACTGAAACAACAGGGTTAAGCACTGGAGCGGGCACCACGATCTTTTTGCTCGGATATGCGCGAGTTGAACGAGATGGAGTTATTTTTCGTCAGCATGTTTTACCAGATCAAAGTGGGGAAATTGCTTTTTATGAGAGTTTTTTACAGGAAGTGAACTATGAAGCTCTTGTTACGTATAATGGCAAATCTTTTGATTGGCCAATGGTAAAAACGCGTCATACACTGCTTCGTGAGCATCTGCCAAAGCTTCCTTCATTCGGTCACTTTGATTTACTACATGCTTCAAGACGGTTATGGAAGCGTAAGTTAGAATCTGTCAAGCTTGTTAATGTTGAGAAAGAAATTTTAAATATTGAGCGTCATGATGACATCCCGGGTTTTTTAGCACCAATGATTTACTTTGACTATGTGGAAACAAAAAAAACTGAGGGTCTTATGAAAGTAATGCAACATAATGAACAGGATATTTTGTCGCTTATTACGCTTTACATTCATCTATCAAAACATTTGTTGCAAAATGTTGATAGAACCTCTACAGAATCATATGAAGTAGCAAGGTGGTACGAAGCGCTTGGTGAAAAGGAAAGAGCAGTACGTCAATATGAAGAAGTAATTGATGGAGAGGACGAGGAAGCAGAAAAGGCGCTGTTTGCCTTAGGAATCCAGGCGAAGCGTGAGAAAGAGTGGGAAAAAAGTCGAGGATATTTCGGGAGAATCAAACGAACAAGAAAACTCATTATGCAAGCTCAAATTGAACTTGCTAAGCTTTATGAACATCAATTTAAAAAAATAAAAGATGCAACTTTTTATGCCGAAAAAGCGTATAGTTATATAGACGAAACAACAAATGAGCGTCTAAAACAAGAGCTTGAGAAAAGGTTGAAAAGATTGCGGGAAAAGGTTGCTCTGTAG
- a CDS encoding spore coat protein, protein MFKNHCNRPKVLPPIVHPTKCCTTNSYEEVIVPHIHPSHTTHVHHTNFKHQHYFPHTQSTENVVTNQQFNYGQRPPYGQRPPFGGRF, encoded by the coding sequence ATGTTTAAAAATCATTGTAATCGTCCGAAAGTATTGCCACCAATTGTTCATCCAACAAAATGTTGTACAACAAACAGCTATGAAGAAGTGATCGTACCACACATTCACCCATCGCACACAACACATGTTCATCACACAAATTTCAAACATCAACATTACTTCCCGCATACTCAGTCTACTGAAAATGTGGTAACGAACCAGCAATTTAACTACGGACAACGCCCTCCATACGGACAACGCCCTCCATTTGGAGGCCGCTTCTAG
- a CDS encoding DUF1273 domain-containing protein — protein sequence MSHVVTITGYKPFELGVFSSSHPGIDYIKKGIKRRLLSFIEQGGEWVLISGQLGVELWSAEVVLDLQLEYPDLKLAILTPFLHQEENWNEENKEFYEFICGSADFFDSISKKKYESPAQFRAKNQIFMAKSDSMIIVYDENNEGTPQYMYKLAQKKAETGNYPIDVITMDDLQEIVNEDSY from the coding sequence TTGAGTCATGTTGTAACGATAACAGGATACAAGCCGTTTGAGCTTGGCGTGTTTTCTTCTTCGCATCCTGGTATTGATTATATAAAAAAAGGAATAAAGAGACGCCTTTTGTCATTTATTGAACAAGGAGGCGAATGGGTCTTAATAAGTGGTCAGCTTGGTGTTGAGCTTTGGAGCGCTGAAGTTGTGCTCGATTTGCAACTTGAATATCCCGACTTAAAACTAGCGATTTTAACTCCTTTTCTCCATCAAGAAGAAAATTGGAATGAAGAAAATAAAGAGTTTTATGAGTTTATTTGCGGAAGCGCTGACTTTTTTGATAGCATTTCAAAAAAGAAATATGAAAGCCCAGCTCAGTTTAGAGCAAAGAATCAAATTTTTATGGCGAAAAGCGACAGTATGATTATTGTTTATGATGAGAATAATGAGGGAACACCACAGTATATGTATAAACTTGCTCAAAAGAAAGCAGAAACAGGAAATTATCCGATTGATGTCATTACAATGGATGATTTGCAGGAAATTGTTAATGAAGACAGTTATTAG
- the gpsB gene encoding cell division regulator GpsB gives MISDKIQLTAKEILEQDFKTSMRGYNQEEVDQFLDTIIKDYENFQQELEALRQENNRLKRQLTEMPKRSAQQPSSQPQTATQPQAGTTNFDILKRLSNLEKHVFGSKLYD, from the coding sequence ATGATTTCAGATAAAATTCAGTTAACGGCAAAGGAAATTTTAGAACAAGATTTTAAAACAAGTATGCGTGGTTATAACCAAGAGGAAGTTGATCAGTTTTTAGACACTATTATTAAAGACTATGAAAACTTTCAGCAGGAGCTAGAAGCTTTGCGTCAAGAAAACAATCGTTTGAAACGTCAGTTAACAGAGATGCCAAAACGTTCAGCTCAGCAGCCTAGCAGCCAGCCACAGACGGCAACACAGCCACAAGCAGGTACAACAAATTTTGATATTTTAAAACGTCTTTCAAACTTAGAAAAACACGTGTTTGGCAGCAAGTTATACGATTGA
- a CDS encoding THUMP domain-containing class I SAM-dependent RNA methyltransferase, with translation MKKQYTLIATAAMGIEAIVGKEVQELGYEANVKNGQVVFKGDELAIARSNLWLRTADRVKIKVGEFKATTFDELFEGTKALDWGRFLPADANFPVSGKSVKSKLFSVSDCQGIVKKAIVEKVKSHYSVRSGWLEETGPLFKIEVSLLKDIATITIDTSGAGLHKRGYRTGQGEAPLKETLAAALIKLTTWHPDRPFIDPFCGSGTIPIEAALIGQNIAPGFNREFDSEQWPWMSQEVWDKAREEAEDLANYDQPLDIAGYDINHKMIDIAKNNAIEAGLGDLVEFKQMQASDLTSNKEYGVIVANPPYGERMQERKQVERLYEEMGISFNKLDTWSAYIITSHKGFEQFYGKQATKKRKLFNGFIETNYYQYWGPRPPRKPQS, from the coding sequence ATGAAAAAGCAATATACGCTAATTGCAACGGCTGCAATGGGAATTGAAGCAATCGTTGGTAAAGAAGTACAAGAATTAGGATATGAAGCAAACGTAAAAAACGGTCAAGTTGTTTTTAAAGGAGACGAGCTAGCTATCGCTCGTTCAAACCTTTGGCTTCGAACAGCGGATCGTGTGAAAATTAAAGTTGGTGAGTTTAAAGCAACAACATTTGATGAGCTCTTTGAAGGAACAAAAGCACTTGATTGGGGACGCTTTTTACCTGCTGATGCAAACTTTCCTGTGAGTGGAAAATCAGTAAAATCAAAGCTTTTTAGCGTTTCAGACTGTCAAGGTATTGTGAAAAAAGCCATTGTAGAGAAAGTGAAAAGCCATTATAGTGTAAGAAGCGGATGGCTTGAAGAAACAGGACCGCTCTTTAAAATTGAAGTTTCTCTTTTAAAAGATATTGCAACAATTACAATTGATACGTCAGGTGCTGGATTACATAAGCGCGGCTACAGAACAGGACAAGGGGAAGCTCCGTTAAAAGAGACGCTTGCAGCAGCTCTTATTAAACTTACAACATGGCATCCAGATCGTCCGTTCATTGATCCGTTCTGTGGGTCTGGCACAATTCCGATTGAAGCAGCTCTTATCGGTCAAAATATTGCTCCAGGTTTTAACCGTGAGTTTGACTCAGAGCAGTGGCCATGGATGTCACAGGAAGTATGGGATAAAGCACGCGAAGAAGCCGAAGATCTTGCAAACTATGATCAACCGCTTGATATTGCAGGATATGACATTAACCACAAAATGATTGATATTGCAAAAAATAATGCCATTGAAGCAGGTCTTGGAGATTTGGTTGAATTCAAGCAAATGCAGGCAAGTGACCTCACGTCAAACAAAGAATACGGAGTTATTGTGGCGAATCCTCCGTACGGTGAACGTATGCAAGAGCGCAAGCAAGTTGAACGTCTCTATGAAGAGATGGGTATATCTTTTAATAAACTTGATACATGGAGCGCATATATTATTACGTCACATAAAGGATTCGAACAGTTTTACGGAAAACAAGCAACAAAGAAACGCAAATTGTTTAATGGCTTTATTGAAACAAATTATTATCAATATTGGGGGCCGCGTCCACCGCGAAAGCCTCAATCATAA
- a CDS encoding Gfo/Idh/MocA family protein: MIRFGVIGTNWITERFIDAAKELDDFSLTSVYSRTEEKAREFAHKTGASFTFTSIEEMAKSNEIDAVYIASPNSFHHDQAILCMKHGIHVLCEKPLASNAAEVENMIKTAQEQKVVFMEAMKATLLPTFLNIKENVHKLGTVRRYVGNYCQYSSRYDAFKEGTVLNAFNPKFSNGALMDLGVYCLYPLVVLFGQPKSVKAEATMLSSGVDGQGSIILTYEDMEAVITYSKITNSSLPSEIQGEEGNMVIDEIHTPKKAHIYYRNGEQEDISVEQNEKAMYAETQEFLTLIKEGHLESKVNSHKNSLITAKVLTDIRKQIGLVFPADQ, from the coding sequence ATGATACGATTTGGCGTTATTGGGACCAACTGGATAACAGAGCGTTTTATTGATGCAGCTAAAGAACTCGATGATTTCTCTCTTACGTCTGTCTATTCAAGAACAGAAGAGAAAGCGCGCGAATTTGCTCATAAAACAGGTGCTTCTTTTACCTTTACTTCTATTGAAGAAATGGCAAAAAGCAATGAAATTGATGCAGTTTACATTGCAAGCCCAAACTCTTTTCATCATGACCAGGCTATTCTTTGTATGAAGCACGGTATTCATGTTTTATGTGAAAAACCCCTTGCTTCAAATGCAGCAGAAGTAGAAAATATGATTAAAACAGCTCAAGAACAAAAAGTAGTATTTATGGAAGCTATGAAAGCAACGCTTTTACCAACATTCCTAAACATAAAAGAAAATGTCCATAAACTAGGGACTGTCCGCCGCTATGTTGGGAACTATTGTCAGTACTCATCACGCTATGATGCATTTAAAGAAGGAACTGTCTTAAACGCATTTAATCCAAAGTTTTCAAATGGCGCACTTATGGACCTTGGCGTATACTGCCTTTATCCTCTCGTTGTCCTCTTTGGGCAACCAAAAAGCGTAAAAGCAGAAGCAACAATGCTTTCTTCAGGGGTTGATGGACAAGGAAGCATCATTCTTACATACGAAGATATGGAAGCTGTTATTACGTACTCTAAAATCACCAATTCTTCTCTTCCTTCTGAAATTCAAGGTGAAGAAGGAAACATGGTAATTGATGAAATTCATACGCCGAAAAAAGCACACATTTATTACCGTAATGGTGAACAAGAAGATATTAGCGTAGAGCAAAATGAAAAAGCAATGTATGCTGAAACCCAAGAATTCTTAACGCTCATTAAGGAAGGGCATTTAGAGTCAAAAGTGAATTCCCATAAAAATTCACTTATCACAGCAAAAGTTTTAACAGACATTAGAAAACAAATTGGCCTTGTTTTTCCGGCTGATCAATAA
- a CDS encoding DUF3921 family protein — MKERINFSLIQQALERSYNELNGTGEMSEITATEFANAREDLLAAQNYEMLVGKRYSYYISHK; from the coding sequence ATGAAAGAACGTATCAATTTTTCTCTCATCCAGCAAGCGTTGGAGAGAAGTTACAATGAGTTAAACGGAACAGGCGAAATGTCGGAGATTACAGCAACTGAGTTTGCGAATGCGAGAGAAGATTTACTTGCTGCTCAAAACTATGAAATGCTTGTTGGAAAACGATATTCCTATTATATCTCACATAAGTAA